In one window of Temnothorax longispinosus isolate EJ_2023e chromosome 9, Tlon_JGU_v1, whole genome shotgun sequence DNA:
- the LOC139819010 gene encoding LOW QUALITY PROTEIN: uncharacterized protein (The sequence of the model RefSeq protein was modified relative to this genomic sequence to represent the inferred CDS: substituted 1 base at 1 genomic stop codon) — protein sequence MLSINMRVFKTVLIVAFFGASVRCLPVADKPTGSKIESEIKTEIVATSVVPQEIDVTTAAPTSRYPDTTDFYDQRQNGSENYRIHVDGFVVVLAPVEALLLAGAAGAAAGSAGTTEVNFSISSEGTSPIQPIGEPDKPAVDGIHNKTDLAISKTIHRXESIYSSQPAVRLANFLAPLIRGIRHVRGTSVH from the exons ATGTTATCAATCAACATGCGCGTGTTCAAGACCGTGCTAATCGTCGCGTTCTTCGGCGCGAGCGTTCGGTGTCTACCCGTCGCCGACAAGCCGACCGGGTCCAAGATCGAGTCCGAGATCAAGACCGAGATCGTGGCCACCTCGGTGGTACCGCAGGAGATAGATGTGACCACGGCCGCGCCGACGTCCAGGTATCCCGATACCACCGATTTCTACGACCAGCGGCAGAACGGTTCGGAGAACTATCGCATCCACGTGGACGGCTTTGTCGTCGTATTGGCACCGGTCGAGGCCCTGCTCCTGGCCGGTGCCGCTGGTGCCGCTGCTGGTTCCGCTGGCACTACGGAAGTTAATTTCTCCATTTCCAGTGAGGGTACATCCCCGATTCAGCCCATCGGCGAACCGGACAAACCCGCCGTTGACGGTATCCATAACAAAACCGATCTGGCGATCTCGAAGACAATACACAGGTAAGAATCCATCTACTCGTC ACAACCAGCTGTACGGTTGGCGAACTTCTTGGCGCCCTTGATACGTGGCATACGTCATGTGCGAGGCACGAGCGTGCATTAA